In a genomic window of Cytobacillus sp. FSL H8-0458:
- a CDS encoding GNAT family N-acetyltransferase, whose amino-acid sequence MHFRKANEEDLQAIVRLLADDELGAKRERYEEPLPDCYYKAFKAIEAQEGNQIILAIEGQTVIGCLQLTIIPGLARQGMNRAQIEGVRVLQRFRGNGVGEALFKEAIAIARFEGCGLVQLTTDKRREDAHRFYNRLGFLASHEGMKLIF is encoded by the coding sequence ATGCATTTTCGAAAAGCAAATGAAGAAGATTTACAAGCTATTGTCCGCTTGCTTGCCGATGATGAATTAGGAGCAAAGCGTGAGAGATATGAAGAACCTCTGCCGGATTGTTATTATAAAGCATTTAAGGCAATAGAAGCACAGGAGGGAAATCAGATTATTTTGGCGATAGAAGGTCAGACGGTGATTGGCTGCCTTCAGTTAACGATCATTCCTGGTTTAGCACGACAAGGGATGAATCGCGCACAAATTGAAGGGGTCCGGGTCCTTCAGCGCTTCCGCGGAAATGGGGTAGGGGAAGCCTTGTTTAAAGAAGCAATTGCAATAGCAAGGTTTGAGGGGTGTGGTCTTGTTCAATTGACGACTGATAAGCGGCGTGAAGATGCACATCGTTTTTATAACAGGCTGGGATTTTTAGCGAGTCATGAAGGGATGAAATTAATCTTTTAA
- a CDS encoding SHOCT-like domain-containing protein yields MKEEITRVITMVQEGKIDADKGSVLIQVLKEQEETGNKPAVKTTKYLDKTLKIRVVSAENDNVTVNLPIKLVKAVLMAGHSIAASIPQSEKYAKDIDISLIIEAIENELDGQIVDIKSANGDTVSVIID; encoded by the coding sequence ATGAAAGAAGAAATTACGAGAGTGATAACAATGGTTCAAGAAGGGAAAATTGATGCAGATAAGGGATCAGTACTGATCCAAGTACTAAAAGAACAAGAAGAAACAGGTAATAAGCCAGCAGTAAAAACGACTAAGTATTTAGATAAGACTTTAAAAATCCGTGTTGTATCCGCTGAAAATGATAACGTCACGGTCAATTTGCCAATAAAACTTGTTAAGGCAGTATTAATGGCTGGACACAGCATCGCAGCGAGTATCCCTCAATCAGAAAAATACGCTAAAGATATAGACATAAGCCTTATTATAGAAGCAATCGAAAACGAATTAGATGGCCAAATTGTTGATATTAAATCGGCAAACGGGGATACCGTTTCGGTCATCATTGATTAG
- a CDS encoding aminotransferase-like domain-containing protein → MNAGSFLTDKIKKALQNTPPGEWIPEIPDDCIRLHCGYPAPDLVPDEEVKAAVNSLLEEEHDLPLHYLGSPKIAKLKEQILKRLKERGISVKENELLITSGACQAIDLIARILLDEETIIAIESPTYMEALEIFQNYTKHIISIPVDKNGLQTDVLEEVLEERKQKGLAQPRFLYTIPTFQNPTGTTMTGERRQHVLELANKYNFLLVEDDAYGELSFNKSLPTLKAMDQNSRVLHVGSLSKIVAPGMRIGWIAGASEMIHACAWVKKDLNHPFAQSVMAVYLANTDFNNKLVTMRDTYRAKCNVLTSALEQHFPKTASWYVPEGGYFVWMKIPGADTLELLTYALAEGISFIPGKYFFKDQTAGTEFLRLSFSYADEKEIAEGIRRLGKVAEAYL, encoded by the coding sequence GTGAATGCTGGTTCTTTTTTAACTGATAAAATCAAAAAGGCGCTTCAAAATACTCCCCCAGGGGAGTGGATTCCGGAGATTCCGGATGATTGTATACGCCTGCATTGCGGCTACCCGGCACCTGACCTTGTGCCGGATGAAGAGGTAAAGGCAGCTGTTAACAGTCTATTAGAAGAAGAACATGATTTGCCGCTCCATTATTTAGGCAGTCCAAAAATAGCAAAATTAAAGGAGCAGATTTTAAAAAGATTGAAAGAGCGGGGGATATCTGTAAAGGAAAATGAGCTTTTGATAACTTCGGGCGCCTGTCAGGCAATCGATTTGATTGCCCGCATTCTCCTTGATGAGGAGACAATTATTGCAATAGAGTCCCCCACCTATATGGAGGCTTTAGAGATTTTCCAAAATTACACAAAACATATAATTAGTATTCCTGTAGACAAGAACGGACTTCAAACAGATGTATTGGAAGAGGTTCTAGAGGAAAGAAAGCAAAAAGGGCTCGCTCAGCCGCGTTTTCTCTATACGATCCCAACATTTCAAAATCCTACAGGGACGACGATGACAGGAGAGCGCCGGCAGCATGTATTGGAGCTTGCAAACAAATATAATTTCCTATTAGTAGAGGATGATGCTTATGGGGAATTATCATTTAATAAAAGTCTCCCCACTCTAAAAGCAATGGATCAAAACTCCAGAGTTCTGCATGTCGGCTCGCTATCCAAGATAGTGGCCCCGGGCATGCGTATAGGATGGATAGCCGGAGCAAGTGAAATGATCCATGCATGCGCCTGGGTTAAAAAAGATCTGAACCATCCGTTTGCTCAATCTGTCATGGCTGTTTATTTAGCAAACACTGATTTTAATAATAAACTAGTAACAATGAGAGATACATACCGGGCCAAATGCAATGTTCTGACCTCCGCACTGGAACAGCACTTTCCTAAAACAGCTTCCTGGTATGTGCCCGAAGGGGGGTACTTCGTGTGGATGAAAATTCCTGGTGCCGATACATTAGAACTGCTGACATATGCCCTGGCAGAAGGGATATCTTTTATTCCTGGCAAGTACTTTTTCAAAGATCAGACAGCTGGAACGGAATTTCTGCGCCTTTCCTTCAGTTATGCGGATGAGAAGGAAATAGCAGAGGGGATTCGCAGGCTGGGAAAAGTTGCAGAGGCCTATCTTTAA
- a CDS encoding GNAT family N-acetyltransferase, translated as MQILVNNVVKLIPMELEHIEGIYEAAQDKRIWEHMSVDLTDKSRVIQYVKDAIQKREQGTDFAFVIVHKKTGSIIGATWFLDISIPHKRLEIGSTWINPLYWRTNINSNCKYLLLTYCFEELSVNRVQIKTGHENFRSQKAIERTGAVKEGVLRNHMIRKEGTIRHTVLYSVIKEDWGKVKRHFEENLLF; from the coding sequence ATGCAAATTTTAGTAAACAATGTTGTGAAATTAATTCCCATGGAACTTGAGCATATTGAAGGAATTTATGAAGCAGCTCAGGATAAACGCATATGGGAGCATATGTCTGTTGATTTAACGGATAAAAGCCGGGTCATTCAATATGTAAAAGATGCGATACAAAAACGTGAGCAGGGCACCGATTTTGCTTTTGTCATTGTCCATAAAAAAACAGGGAGTATCATCGGGGCTACCTGGTTTCTCGATATCTCAATCCCGCATAAACGGCTCGAAATCGGCTCAACATGGATAAACCCTCTTTACTGGCGCACGAATATTAATTCAAACTGTAAATATTTATTATTAACATACTGTTTTGAAGAACTGTCCGTGAATCGCGTACAAATTAAAACTGGACATGAAAACTTCCGCTCACAAAAAGCGATCGAACGGACCGGTGCGGTAAAAGAAGGCGTACTTCGAAATCATATGATACGAAAAGAAGGGACCATTCGCCATACTGTCCTTTATAGTGTTATAAAGGAGGATTGGGGAAAAGTAAAAAGACATTTCGAAGAAAACTTGCTTTTCTAG
- the pdxR gene encoding MocR-like pyridoxine biosynthesis transcription factor PdxR, translated as MEFQILLTENGIKYKEIYEQIRLAILDRKLSAHSRLPAKRRLAEQLNVSILTVQMAYEQLLSEGYCYSAERRGYFVSEIQDEWHYSQINTMELEKRVQNEFHINFKNGQVDASAFPYKHWSRLYRKELNESNAGNAPWQGEYSLRAQIALYLQQARGLACQPEQVYIFSGFQQQLLNVCLFFKRSAIGIEDPGFIRAKSIFEQLQLPCYPISVDEGGCGVPDADEPVKLLYTTPAHQYPTGTIMSIARRVELLNWAIKQSAYIIEDDYDSEFRYKGAPIPSLSHLDSTGRILYFGTFSKTLLPSLRISYLVMPAALKQDFEKFNAYQKSTVSRIDQRAAAKFMEEGFYLSHIAKMRTLYRAKRSCLIDSLSKHLGEHFDIIGDTAGLHIIVTLPEGLNESKAIELAKSAGVEIDAVLPMYHLHKPDNQVMIGYGAPSMDEIERGVQLIANAWKSYLSL; from the coding sequence ATGGAATTTCAAATTCTGCTTACGGAAAATGGAATAAAGTATAAAGAAATTTATGAACAAATCCGGCTTGCGATTTTAGATAGAAAATTGTCAGCACATTCAAGACTTCCTGCAAAGCGGCGGCTGGCTGAACAATTGAACGTGAGCATCCTAACTGTTCAGATGGCTTATGAACAGTTGCTGAGTGAAGGGTACTGTTATTCAGCAGAACGCAGAGGCTATTTTGTTTCTGAAATTCAGGATGAATGGCACTATAGTCAGATTAATACAATGGAATTGGAGAAAAGAGTTCAGAACGAGTTTCATATTAATTTTAAAAATGGGCAGGTCGATGCCTCAGCCTTCCCCTATAAACATTGGAGCCGATTATACAGAAAAGAGCTTAATGAATCCAATGCCGGCAATGCACCGTGGCAGGGCGAATATTCTTTGCGTGCCCAAATTGCACTATACTTACAGCAAGCTAGAGGGCTGGCCTGCCAGCCGGAGCAAGTGTATATCTTCAGCGGATTTCAACAGCAGCTGCTAAATGTATGTTTGTTTTTTAAACGGAGCGCCATCGGAATAGAAGATCCAGGTTTTATTCGGGCTAAATCTATTTTTGAGCAATTACAGCTGCCATGTTATCCGATTTCTGTGGATGAGGGAGGATGCGGTGTGCCTGATGCTGATGAGCCTGTAAAATTATTATACACCACACCTGCTCATCAATATCCTACCGGTACAATTATGTCTATTGCCAGAAGGGTTGAACTGTTAAATTGGGCAATTAAACAGTCTGCTTACATTATCGAAGATGACTATGATTCTGAATTTCGTTACAAAGGGGCACCAATCCCATCATTATCCCATCTGGATTCAACCGGGCGGATACTGTACTTCGGCACCTTTTCAAAAACATTGCTGCCATCACTTCGGATCAGCTATCTGGTTATGCCAGCAGCCCTGAAGCAAGACTTTGAAAAATTTAATGCTTATCAAAAGTCGACTGTTTCAAGAATCGATCAGAGAGCTGCTGCAAAGTTTATGGAAGAAGGATTTTATTTATCCCATATAGCAAAAATGAGAACTTTATATAGAGCTAAAAGGAGCTGTTTAATAGATAGCCTGTCAAAACATTTAGGAGAACACTTTGACATAATTGGAGATACAGCAGGTTTGCATATCATCGTGACATTACCAGAAGGATTGAATGAATCTAAAGCAATTGAACTGGCAAAGTCGGCGGGAGTTGAAATCGATGCTGTTTTACCTATGTATCATCTTCACAAGCCAGACAATCAAGTGATGATTGGATATGGCGCCCCCTCGATGGACGAGATTGAGAGAGGAGTCCAATTAATCGCTAATGCATGGAAAAGTTATCTTAGCCTTTAG
- a CDS encoding PH domain-containing protein translates to MENIKNQVKNVLHEGENIIECLSCSLVAHYCLAPQAGLFAATNKRLLFYGIPVSETNKELVEEFAYSHITSIEEKRGITGKHIHIYYKQDLYKFQQIQGMNLFDFMVAVKEKMSLFTTSLKERYPVR, encoded by the coding sequence ATGGAAAACATTAAAAATCAGGTTAAAAATGTATTGCATGAAGGTGAAAACATTATTGAATGTTTAAGCTGTTCATTAGTTGCACATTACTGTTTAGCACCGCAGGCAGGCTTATTTGCAGCAACGAACAAAAGACTGCTATTCTATGGAATCCCGGTATCAGAAACAAACAAGGAATTAGTTGAAGAATTTGCGTATAGCCATATAACTTCCATTGAAGAAAAAAGGGGGATCACCGGGAAGCATATTCATATTTACTATAAGCAAGACTTGTACAAATTCCAGCAAATCCAGGGGATGAATTTGTTTGATTTTATGGTGGCTGTTAAGGAAAAGATGAGCCTGTTTACCACTTCACTAAAAGAGCGTTATCCTGTAAGATAA
- a CDS encoding O-methyltransferase: MENGVIQVPEAYSRILQESDVLGFGQSCDIKTGFLLKGLAASKSGGSFLELGTGTGASASWIMDGMDEGSKLTTVDIDPTVQSIARKYLGNDSRITFCCEDGAAFIQNLSEGFDFIFADTWPGKFELLDKTLDHLNIGGFYVIHDVFPQQKLPEEFQIKATKLLKTLQDRPDLDITELDWSTGLILAVKTAV, translated from the coding sequence ATGGAAAACGGCGTTATACAGGTACCGGAAGCATATTCGAGGATATTACAGGAATCAGATGTGCTCGGCTTCGGGCAGTCATGTGATATAAAAACAGGATTTTTACTGAAGGGGCTGGCAGCCTCTAAATCTGGAGGAAGCTTTTTAGAGCTGGGAACAGGTACGGGAGCGTCTGCTTCATGGATCATGGATGGGATGGATGAAGGCAGTAAGCTTACGACCGTTGACATAGATCCGACAGTGCAATCGATCGCGAGAAAGTATCTCGGTAATGACAGCAGAATCACATTTTGCTGTGAGGACGGAGCAGCTTTTATTCAAAATCTGTCGGAAGGGTTCGATTTTATTTTTGCAGATACATGGCCGGGGAAATTCGAGCTTCTGGACAAAACCCTGGATCATTTAAATATCGGCGGTTTTTATGTGATTCATGATGTGTTTCCGCAGCAGAAATTGCCTGAAGAATTTCAGATCAAAGCAACTAAACTTCTAAAAACTCTGCAGGACAGACCTGACCTGGACATAACAGAATTGGATTGGTCTACTGGGCTGATACTGGCAGTTAAGACAGCGGTTTGA
- a CDS encoding SLC13 family permease encodes MQTRIEKHKHSGHQMVLTDRILMRTLAIILVHVLFLLVTFFLDGLDYKAKVSLFAFFSAMTLWVTTKFPAGYVALAIVCFIVLMKGGSQELLFHSLSEEVVWLMFGAFIIGEAVTQSGLAARFVEFILRKSRTAGRMKLGIISFIFSTAFFIPSTSGRAAMAKPIITHVGSRLSAGEKRVLAVTVPIVILMSTSAVLIGAGSHIIGIGLLESATGQYISYLQWLVWGMPFALVVTILSVLVIKCLMGREEESADSARRETKTNIEVTKPLTKAEKKTLLIVAFLLAGWMTENVHGYDLAFVTVLGAIVMTLPNIGVISWKQGIKSVSWNLILFVAAATALGRILVETGLVQWLEGKLTGFLFLLSQAPGWIMVLGILLITSTSHLYITSHTTRAIVLMPGIILFSQSTGISPSAAVFLSLIGMNYCITFPVSSKALLLFYEDGDLSYDAGFLTKLSAILLPVYITVAVVFYCTYWQWTGMSLH; translated from the coding sequence ATGCAGACAAGAATAGAAAAGCATAAACATAGCGGACATCAAATGGTACTAACTGATCGTATTTTAATGCGGACGCTCGCCATTATCCTCGTGCATGTCCTTTTTCTACTAGTGACTTTCTTTCTGGATGGGCTGGACTACAAGGCAAAGGTATCTTTATTTGCTTTTTTCTCCGCCATGACCCTTTGGGTCACAACGAAGTTTCCAGCAGGATATGTCGCACTTGCTATTGTTTGCTTCATTGTTTTAATGAAGGGCGGCAGCCAGGAGTTGTTATTCCATTCCCTCTCGGAAGAAGTAGTATGGCTGATGTTTGGGGCATTTATAATCGGAGAGGCTGTTACACAATCAGGTTTAGCTGCCCGATTCGTTGAATTTATATTAAGGAAAAGCCGGACTGCAGGAAGAATGAAGTTAGGGATTATATCATTTATTTTCTCTACAGCTTTTTTTATCCCCTCCACTTCCGGACGTGCCGCAATGGCAAAACCCATAATCACCCATGTTGGAAGCAGGTTATCTGCAGGAGAGAAAAGGGTTCTGGCGGTCACAGTGCCAATCGTCATATTAATGAGTACATCTGCTGTTTTAATAGGAGCTGGATCTCATATAATTGGCATTGGCCTCCTAGAAAGTGCTACGGGTCAGTACATCTCCTATTTACAGTGGCTGGTGTGGGGTATGCCGTTTGCTCTAGTGGTTACAATTTTGTCTGTTTTGGTCATTAAATGCTTGATGGGACGGGAAGAAGAATCAGCAGATTCAGCCCGCCGGGAGACTAAAACAAACATAGAAGTAACAAAACCTTTAACTAAGGCGGAGAAAAAAACTTTATTAATAGTTGCCTTCCTATTAGCAGGATGGATGACTGAAAACGTACATGGGTACGATCTTGCTTTTGTAACAGTCCTTGGAGCAATCGTCATGACGCTCCCCAACATAGGTGTAATCAGTTGGAAGCAAGGAATTAAATCAGTATCGTGGAATCTTATTCTGTTCGTGGCAGCAGCGACAGCACTTGGAAGGATACTTGTTGAAACCGGTTTGGTTCAATGGCTGGAAGGAAAATTAACCGGCTTTCTCTTTTTGTTAAGTCAGGCCCCTGGCTGGATTATGGTACTGGGAATTTTGCTGATTACTTCAACGAGCCATTTATATATTACTTCCCATACTACTAGGGCAATCGTTCTGATGCCAGGAATTATTCTGTTTAGCCAGTCAACAGGAATTAGTCCTTCTGCAGCCGTCTTTTTAAGTTTAATAGGAATGAATTATTGTATTACTTTTCCTGTAAGTTCAAAAGCACTGCTTCTCTTTTATGAGGATGGGGATTTAAGTTATGATGCAGGGTTTTTGACTAAGTTAAGTGCTATACTTTTGCCGGTTTACATTACGGTTGCTGTTGTTTTTTATTGTACTTATTGGCAGTGGACAGGAATGAGTCTCCATTAG
- a CDS encoding glycerate kinase family protein produces the protein MKIVIVPSGFKECMDAEDVALAMERGAMRYNESAEIEVLPMIDGGEGFAKTITRIKGGELIYVEATGPVGKKIHTYFGMFEENGEQTAVIEMAAVAGLKHVPLLERNPLLTTTYGVGELILAALNHGADRILIGCGDSGTSDGGAGMAQALGVKFMDTNGEIIDINGGADLLKVKHINASGTDKRISEVEIDVACNWENVLCGERGVARVFGPQKGATLKQVGILSDAMDHYASLIGDTCAMDIRMMPGSGASGGLGAGLIAFAGASLHPRFSLIKQYINIEEKIATADIVLTAEGSIDFQTPHGKIPTEVARIAKKYGIPVIAITGTIGKGAELSYEAGIDAFLSIIQKPTSLEKAILYAPEWIEDSTESVMRQIAIGLRIAKRNRVKERAV, from the coding sequence ATGAAGATTGTAATTGTACCATCGGGGTTTAAAGAATGCATGGATGCAGAGGATGTTGCTTTGGCGATGGAAAGGGGAGCAATGCGGTATAATGAGTCAGCAGAAATCGAAGTATTACCCATGATTGATGGGGGTGAAGGGTTTGCCAAAACCATTACACGAATAAAAGGGGGTGAATTAATTTACGTGGAAGCTACCGGGCCTGTAGGCAAAAAAATACATACCTACTTTGGCATGTTTGAAGAGAACGGGGAGCAGACTGCTGTAATTGAGATGGCAGCTGTTGCTGGGCTGAAGCATGTTCCGTTGCTGGAACGCAATCCTTTGTTAACGACAACTTATGGAGTAGGCGAGTTGATTCTTGCTGCACTTAACCATGGGGCAGATCGAATTTTAATCGGTTGCGGCGACTCTGGAACATCAGATGGAGGAGCTGGAATGGCTCAGGCACTTGGAGTAAAGTTTATGGATACCAATGGGGAAATTATTGATATTAATGGCGGAGCTGATTTATTAAAGGTTAAGCATATTAATGCCTCTGGTACCGATAAGCGTATTAGTGAAGTGGAAATTGATGTAGCCTGCAACTGGGAGAATGTTTTATGCGGGGAAAGGGGCGTGGCAAGAGTATTTGGACCACAAAAAGGTGCAACGCTGAAACAGGTAGGCATATTATCTGATGCTATGGACCATTATGCTAGCTTAATAGGAGATACCTGCGCAATGGATATAAGAATGATGCCGGGAAGCGGGGCCTCAGGCGGGCTCGGGGCAGGTTTGATAGCTTTTGCAGGTGCATCTCTCCATCCGCGCTTTAGCCTTATTAAACAGTATATTAACATAGAAGAAAAAATTGCAACCGCTGACATTGTGCTAACCGCAGAAGGCAGTATTGATTTCCAGACTCCCCATGGAAAAATACCAACAGAAGTAGCGCGAATTGCCAAAAAATATGGAATTCCCGTTATTGCCATTACCGGAACCATTGGAAAGGGAGCCGAATTAAGTTATGAAGCAGGCATTGATGCTTTCTTAAGTATTATTCAAAAGCCAACTTCACTTGAGAAAGCTATTCTCTATGCACCTGAATGGATTGAAGACAGTACAGAATCTGTGATGAGACAGATAGCCATTGGGCTGAGGATTGCCAAAAGAAACAGGGTCAAAGAAAGGGCAGTCTGA
- a CDS encoding DUF6063 family protein, with product MSADSIKTASAVYFTLLKDKVIDENSEHFQAYFDPDVRQTVLLMADESGTFIIESPKRIQLVVQPTGSVFATNFTHMKDRHKQVETKKHFHLMSVVIMAFLAGIDRNQAAKIRTKREGISFYTLERQVNDVIMNWDSLLKAKQDFGEEVKIDMRDVVTTWKYMEVDTDDYGARKANRRTRIGLIASAMRLLETEGLIVILDREDIPKAIPKQELFERIEYLYHDYDRYEMFKELMKTEEDQHAENTSN from the coding sequence ATGAGTGCAGATAGTATTAAGACTGCATCAGCAGTTTATTTCACGCTATTAAAAGATAAGGTCATCGATGAAAACAGCGAGCACTTTCAGGCGTATTTCGATCCTGATGTAAGACAGACGGTGCTTTTAATGGCAGATGAATCCGGGACCTTTATAATTGAATCGCCGAAACGGATTCAGCTCGTTGTACAGCCGACCGGCTCTGTTTTTGCGACGAATTTTACACATATGAAGGACAGGCATAAACAGGTTGAAACAAAAAAACACTTTCACCTGATGAGCGTTGTCATTATGGCATTCCTGGCGGGCATCGACCGCAATCAGGCGGCTAAGATCCGCACGAAGCGCGAAGGGATCAGCTTTTATACATTGGAACGGCAAGTGAATGATGTCATCATGAATTGGGATAGCCTGCTTAAAGCAAAGCAGGATTTCGGAGAAGAAGTAAAAATTGATATGAGAGACGTTGTGACGACATGGAAATACATGGAGGTCGACACAGATGATTATGGAGCCAGGAAAGCCAATCGCAGAACGCGGATTGGTTTGATTGCAAGTGCCATGCGTCTTTTGGAAACAGAAGGACTCATCGTCATTCTGGATCGGGAGGATATACCGAAGGCGATTCCAAAGCAGGAGTTATTTGAACGGATTGAATACCTGTATCATGACTATGACCGTTATGAGATGTTCAAGGAATTGATGAAAACAGAGGAGGATCAGCATGCCGAAAATACATCGAATTAG
- a CDS encoding Wadjet anti-phage system protein JetD domain-containing protein — protein sequence MNKINIIETRVRSFIEDIQHPKQKKKLNINDLEFQLRKLLDDYYEMDGYSLFYEAIQSLQDEGQLAPIHNHQYNGKTPSMPLYFWVNVKAHTGKWDRLEMMKLNDRFDFSFYERHPEWQTKEEWSRVKNLYAFLQSSGERETVSLEERSLELFGHEKFLQDVISFPDGKGFLARIGVSEEQLKVVRYGEPFVFWMKQGKEIKDIQRVLIVENLSFFHTSIQLLESDLLDYEPELIIYGEGTKIERSFSFFFKIFPAKSYLFYYAGDLDAAGCGIMTRLIEKYPECCIQPALKIYRKMLDCMEQRNEQKSGQLQYLKYRDAFFKWFTEEEQKLLLQLWQENKRIPQEVLTIETWRRWM from the coding sequence GTGAACAAAATCAACATCATCGAAACAAGGGTGAGAAGTTTCATTGAAGATATTCAGCACCCTAAGCAAAAGAAGAAGTTAAACATAAATGATTTGGAATTTCAGCTGCGCAAATTGCTGGATGATTATTATGAAATGGACGGTTATTCGCTATTTTATGAAGCCATTCAATCATTGCAGGACGAAGGGCAGCTGGCACCTATACATAATCATCAATACAACGGGAAAACCCCGTCTATGCCTTTATATTTCTGGGTGAACGTGAAAGCTCACACCGGCAAATGGGATCGTCTCGAGATGATGAAGTTAAATGATCGGTTCGATTTTTCGTTTTATGAACGGCACCCTGAATGGCAGACGAAAGAGGAATGGAGCCGCGTCAAGAATTTATATGCTTTTCTCCAATCCAGCGGCGAACGGGAAACCGTTTCACTTGAGGAAAGAAGCCTGGAGCTGTTCGGCCATGAAAAATTCCTGCAGGATGTGATCAGTTTTCCTGATGGAAAAGGTTTTTTAGCACGAATTGGTGTATCTGAAGAGCAGCTGAAAGTGGTTAGATACGGGGAGCCTTTTGTGTTTTGGATGAAACAGGGAAAAGAAATTAAAGATATTCAGCGAGTGCTGATTGTTGAGAATCTATCATTCTTCCATACTTCCATTCAATTATTGGAAAGCGATCTGCTGGATTACGAGCCGGAACTGATCATTTATGGAGAAGGCACGAAAATTGAACGGAGCTTTTCGTTTTTCTTTAAAATTTTCCCGGCTAAATCGTATCTCTTCTATTATGCAGGAGATCTTGATGCTGCGGGCTGCGGAATCATGACCCGGCTGATTGAAAAATATCCGGAATGCTGCATTCAGCCTGCATTGAAAATTTATCGTAAAATGCTTGATTGTATGGAACAAAGAAATGAACAGAAATCTGGCCAGCTTCAATATCTTAAATACCGTGATGCTTTCTTCAAGTGGTTTACGGAAGAAGAGCAAAAACTCTTATTGCAATTATGGCAGGAAAATAAACGGATTCCTCAGGAAGTGCTGACAATTGAAACATGGAGGAGATGGATGTGA
- a CDS encoding SDR family NAD(P)-dependent oxidoreductase has translation MFELDVKERNVVVTGGSSGIGLAICQAFLQKGANVSNWDIQQTDAVKQLLAEYPSSFQYLELDVTEESAILNAVGNTWGTVDVLINNAGIISKSKLENICVEGWNRIYDINVRGTMLVTKNLLRKLKVSGRGRIINLSSMTAKVGLETYSLYSSTKAAVSNLTKVWALELAKDGITVNALCPGWADTAMKEKLVQGIAEIHDIPYEEAEELILGHVPQKRFIQTEEIAFSCLFLASTLAQGISGQELFIDTGLTNLFKPGLHVSNK, from the coding sequence ATGTTTGAATTGGATGTTAAAGAGCGAAACGTTGTTGTTACAGGCGGAAGCAGTGGAATCGGGTTAGCTATTTGTCAGGCATTTTTACAAAAAGGAGCGAACGTGAGTAATTGGGATATTCAACAAACGGATGCAGTGAAGCAATTGTTGGCAGAATACCCTTCTAGTTTTCAGTATCTCGAATTGGATGTTACTGAAGAAAGTGCAATCTTAAATGCGGTGGGGAACACGTGGGGAACGGTCGATGTTCTGATCAACAATGCAGGCATTATTAGTAAATCAAAGCTTGAGAATATTTGTGTGGAAGGCTGGAATCGGATCTATGATATTAATGTCCGGGGCACAATGCTGGTGACAAAAAATCTTTTGAGGAAATTGAAGGTGTCAGGGAGAGGGCGGATCATTAATCTTTCTTCCATGACTGCAAAAGTTGGATTGGAGACTTACAGCCTTTATTCCTCTACGAAGGCAGCTGTTTCTAATTTGACAAAGGTGTGGGCGCTGGAATTGGCCAAGGATGGTATAACCGTTAATGCTCTATGTCCCGGATGGGCTGACACAGCAATGAAGGAGAAGCTTGTTCAAGGGATTGCCGAGATTCATGATATTCCTTATGAAGAGGCGGAGGAGCTTATTTTGGGACATGTTCCGCAAAAAAGGTTTATTCAAACCGAAGAAATAGCCTTCAGCTGTCTCTTTCTAGCCAGTACACTGGCACAAGGAATCAGTGGGCAGGAGCTATTTATTGATACTGGATTAACGAACTTGTTTAAACCAGGGCTGCATGTATCTAATAAGTAA